In Selenomonas dianae, a genomic segment contains:
- a CDS encoding TonB-dependent copper receptor, with protein MTRSTRRLALLGIALGTTSLGAHAYAAETVQTDMHETIPPAADGMYEFTLDEVIVTGYRTAAPLTLSTDPQRPRQPIPAADGAGYLKTIPGFSVVRKGGLGGDPMMRGMGGSRMVMDMNGGMMSGGCPNRMDPTATYAFPETFSRIIVNKGPQSVRYGASVAGSVVFERETERFEKPGVRGNVSVLGASNHRFDELTDVTAGGKEGYARIIQTRNYARDYADGDGHRIHSGYGRHSLTGIIGLTPDPDTLFEVSYDRSRGWAKYARMMDGSQFDRDSYAVKFERAHLSPIVEKLTLNFNHDTIDHIMDNYSLRPAGMPAMGTDVRREQYGIRAVTDLRFSPQTSAAVGIDLRRDAHYFAEAHKHLKGTPNNDMDIDSFGIFLEYSRDLTERSRLLTGLRYDKTETDYHNARFRNGRGVLMRDLVPGSASDHAVSGFVRWENTAKKQPLTFYVGLGHAERPADYWEAYHTWAAYSNRVNRQTASPSATRPATEKNTQLDLGWVYTGENTNASLSLYYAHIDDFILRKPQIGMGPMARTPYANVDVRLYGFEAEVTRTVSPLWTLGASLAYTRGDDRTNDAPLPQIAPLEANLTAKYSHKKAEANAVWRLVSKQNRYHRDYGSVTGTDYGPTGGFGILSLSLAYRPDENLTFSLGVDNLFNKTYAEFVNYSEAPISALGVAGGGHITEPGRTLWFKSNYKF; from the coding sequence TGGGCGCACACGCCTACGCGGCAGAGACGGTACAGACGGATATGCACGAAACGATACCCCCCGCCGCCGACGGGATGTATGAGTTCACCCTTGACGAGGTCATCGTCACGGGCTATCGCACGGCAGCGCCGCTCACCCTCTCCACCGACCCGCAGCGTCCGCGCCAGCCCATCCCCGCTGCCGACGGCGCAGGCTACCTCAAGACCATCCCCGGCTTCTCCGTCGTCCGCAAGGGCGGGCTCGGCGGCGATCCGATGATGCGCGGTATGGGCGGCTCGCGCATGGTGATGGATATGAACGGCGGCATGATGTCGGGCGGCTGTCCGAACCGCATGGATCCCACGGCGACGTACGCCTTCCCCGAGACGTTCAGCCGTATCATCGTGAACAAGGGGCCGCAGAGCGTCCGCTACGGCGCGAGCGTTGCGGGCAGCGTCGTCTTCGAGCGCGAAACGGAGCGTTTTGAAAAGCCCGGCGTGCGCGGCAATGTCTCCGTCCTCGGCGCATCGAACCACCGCTTTGACGAGCTGACCGATGTCACGGCAGGGGGAAAAGAGGGCTACGCACGCATCATCCAGACGCGCAACTATGCACGCGACTACGCGGACGGCGACGGTCACCGCATCCACTCGGGCTACGGCCGCCACAGCCTTACGGGCATCATCGGACTTACGCCCGACCCCGACACCCTCTTTGAGGTCTCCTACGACCGCAGCCGCGGCTGGGCGAAATACGCGCGCATGATGGACGGCAGTCAGTTCGACCGCGACAGCTACGCCGTAAAGTTCGAGCGAGCCCATCTCTCGCCGATCGTCGAAAAGCTCACGCTGAATTTCAACCACGACACGATTGATCACATCATGGACAACTACAGTCTGCGCCCGGCGGGAATGCCTGCGATGGGCACGGATGTAAGGCGCGAGCAGTACGGCATCCGTGCCGTCACCGACCTGCGCTTCTCCCCGCAGACGAGCGCCGCCGTCGGCATCGACCTGCGCCGCGACGCGCATTACTTTGCGGAGGCGCACAAACACCTGAAGGGTACGCCGAACAACGACATGGACATCGACAGTTTCGGCATCTTCCTTGAGTACAGCCGCGACCTCACGGAGCGCAGCCGTCTGCTCACGGGGCTGCGCTACGATAAGACCGAGACGGACTACCACAATGCCCGCTTCCGCAACGGCAGGGGGGTGCTCATGCGCGACCTCGTTCCCGGCAGTGCGAGCGATCACGCCGTCAGCGGTTTCGTCCGTTGGGAAAACACCGCAAAGAAGCAGCCGCTGACGTTCTACGTCGGACTTGGGCACGCAGAGCGTCCCGCCGACTACTGGGAGGCGTACCACACATGGGCAGCATACAGCAACCGCGTGAACAGGCAGACCGCCTCGCCCTCCGCGACACGTCCCGCCACAGAGAAGAATACGCAGCTCGACCTCGGCTGGGTCTATACGGGCGAGAATACGAATGCAAGTCTCTCCCTCTACTACGCGCACATTGACGACTTTATCCTGCGCAAGCCGCAGATCGGCATGGGACCCATGGCACGCACCCCCTATGCCAATGTGGACGTGCGGCTCTACGGCTTCGAGGCGGAGGTGACGCGCACCGTTTCCCCGCTCTGGACACTCGGCGCATCGCTCGCCTACACGCGCGGCGACGACCGCACGAACGATGCCCCGCTCCCGCAGATCGCCCCACTGGAGGCGAATCTCACGGCGAAGTACAGCCACAAGAAGGCGGAGGCAAATGCGGTCTGGCGGCTCGTCAGCAAGCAGAACCGCTATCATAGGGACTACGGCAGCGTCACGGGCACGGACTACGGTCCGACGGGCGGATTCGGCATCCTCTCGCTCAGCCTCGCCTATCGTCCCGACGAGAACCTAACGTTCTCCCTCGGCGTGGACAACCTCTTTAACAAGACCTATGCCGAGTTCGTCAACTACAGCGAGGCACCAATCAGCGCCCTCGGTGTCGCGGGCGGCGGTCACATCACCGAACCGGGACGCACGCTCTGGTTTAAGAGCAACTATAAATTTTGA